A region of the Vicinamibacteria bacterium genome:
TACGGCTGCAGCGCGATCCGCAAACAAGCCTTCGAGCTCGAGCACGTGGCCTATTTCGAGAAGCCGTTCGACCCCCAAGAGCTCCTGGCGGCTCTGGATTAGCTGCTAGCTCCCCTCGGTCGAGACCGCGAGGCGGTCGTCGACGTTTCGCACGCCCTCGACGCTCTCGACGCGAACGAGGATTCTTTCGCGAAGCTCCTCGCTGGGAACGGAGCCGCTCAGGCTCA
Encoded here:
- a CDS encoding response regulator; protein product: ALITDLDLPDGTGLDLLESVRHLRPRMRSILITGYGCSAIRKQAFELEHVAYFEKPFDPQELLAALD